A window of Caretta caretta isolate rCarCar2 chromosome 13, rCarCar1.hap1, whole genome shotgun sequence contains these coding sequences:
- the LOC125622164 gene encoding uncharacterized protein LOC125622164 isoform X4, producing the protein MHCSGAPTPFQKLKEKASPSLGSVTCLRDASGSSMAALNSQMECREELQVPDPQGCEEGEMPRGASPADDRASEEGAAQLDGAPRGAQLDVCQRSERVRSLRRSGRRSSSRQQPATPAGPVPQPRGAQQRYVCAECGRGFAVSARLVKHERTHTGERPFACAECGKRFTQNANLAQHRRTHTGERPFRCGDCDRRFGTKADLARHRQSHTGERPFRCAECGRGFSQSSNLLRHQRSHTGERPFACQDCGAAFARSAHLAAHCRTHTGERPFCCEQCRERFAQATALIQHRRLHTGERPFECSDCGKGFTRAATLQHHRRLHAGQRPFPCRDCGAAFAARATLRQHRRRHSGEAPFRCAECGRRFAVSSALLRHQHVHTGERPFTCHECGSGFSQSSALVRHQRLHD; encoded by the exons ATGCACTGCTCGGGGGCTCCGACCCCGTTCCAGAAGCTGAAGGAAAAA GCTTCTCCCAGCCTCGGTAGCGTGACCTGCCTTCGTGACGCGTCGGGGAGCAGCATG GCTGCCCTCAACTCCCAGATGGAGTGCAGGGAGGAGCTGCAGGTCCCGGATCCCCAGGGCTGTGAGGAAGGGGAGATGCCACGTGGTGCCAGCCCAG CAGATGACCGGGCGAgcgaggagggggctgcccaGCTGGACGGGGCACCCAGAGGAGCCCAGCTGGACGTTTGCCAGCGCTCAGAGCGGGTCAGGAGCCTGCGCCGGtcgggaaggagaagcagctctAGGCAGCAGCCAGCGACCCCCGCTGGGCCAGTCCCCCAGCCCCGAGGAGCTCAGCAGCGCTACGTGTGCGCCGAATGTGGCCGCGGCTTCGCCGTGAGCGCCCGCCTGGTGAAGCACGAGCGGACCCACACCGGGGAGCGCCCCTTTGCCTGCGCTGAGTGCGGCAAGCGCTTCACCCAGAATGCCAACCTGGCGCAGCACCGTCGCACCCACACCGGGGAGCGCCCCTTCCGCTGCGGCGACTGCGACCGGCGCTTCGGCACCAAAGCCGACCTGGCCCGGCACCGCCAGTCCCACACCGGGGAGCGCCCCTTCCGCTGCGCCGAGTGCGGCCGgggcttcagccagagctccaacCTGCTGCGTCACCAGCGCTCCCACACCGGCGAGCGCCCCTTCGCCTGCCAGGACTGCGGGGCCGCCTTCGCCCGCAGCGCCCACCTGGCGGCCCACTGCCGCACCCACACCGGCGAGCGCCCCTTCTGCTGCGAGCAGTGTCGGGAGCGCTTCGCCCAGGCCACCGCGCTGATCCAGCACCGCCGGCTGCACACGGGCGAGCGCCCCTTCGAGTGCTCCGACTGCGGCAAGGGCTTCACCCGGGCCGCCACCCTGCAGCACCACCGGCGCCTGCACGCCGGCCagcgccccttcccctgccgGGACTGCGGGGCCGCCTTCGCTGCCCGCGCCACCCTCCGCCAGCACCGCCGCAGGCACTCCGGGGAGGCGCCCTTCCGCTGCGCCGAGTGCGGCCGCCGCTTCGCCGTCAGCTCCGCGCTGCTCCGGCACCAGCACgtccacaccggggagcggcccttcACCTGCCACGAGTGCGGCTCCGGCTTCAGCCAGAGCTCGGCGCTCGTCCGCCACCAGAGGCTCCATGACTAG